From bacterium:
CCGTTGTTGGTGAAGGTATTGTCCAAACCCTTGATAATTGCGATGCGGGAGTGGCCATAGCGGATCAAATGCTCGGTGGCCTCGAACGCGCCCCGGTAATTGTCAACCATCACCGCGTCCGCATTGAGCTCGTCGAAACAGCGGTCCAGGAGAACCATCGGCACGCCTTCTTCCAGGAGGGCGGACAGGTGGTGATGCTTCTGCCCAACCGGCATGATGATCAAACCATCGACCCCTTTGCCGCGCAGGAGATTGAGATGCTCGATCTCCACCTCCAGGTTTTCATCCGTATCGCAAACGACCAGACTGTACCCCAAGCCATGGGCGGCGGTTTGAACGCTCTTGATGACATAAGCAAAGAATGGATTCGACAGATCCGGAGCGACCAAACCAATGGTCTGCGTTTTCTTCAGGCGCAGTCCGCGCGCCAGTTGATTCGGCTGATAGTTGAGCTCTTTCGCGGCCTGGAGAACGAGCGCTTCCGTTTCCTTGCTGATGCGATACTTCGCCGTCTTGTGATTGAGGACGCGCGACACAGTTGAAACCGAGATGCCGGTTTTCCTGGCAATATCGTGAATGGTGGCGGCCATAGGACGAGAGAAGAATTTCATCAATGCACAAACGTTTGCGCGAACATATCGAAATCGAAACGATTTGTCAAGCAGTTTTTTCAAGAGCGGCAAAATTTTCTATCCGCCAGGGCCGTTCGAGCGCCGCGCTGCCGGCAAGGAACAATTCCAGGATTCCCACCTTGGCAGAGAATCGCCGGATTGCCTTTCTGATCAAAATCATGCACTTGGCTTGGTGGCGGGGAGAGGATTTGAACCCGGAAGTACAACTTTCTGAGAGGCTCCTGCCGCCAGCTTGCCGACCCGCGCTCCGTTCATGTTCGCCATTCAGGCGATTTTTAGATGCACTTTTCCGATCTGGTCGACAAAATCCAGGGCCACTCCCGGTTGGCGGAGAAGCAATTGCATCTGCGCGAGGAGGAATGGAATGACGATTCAGTTGCAGCGCAATCTCCTTGAGCGTGCCCGGCCAATGGCCGTCGGCATAACCGCTGAACTTCATT
This genomic window contains:
- a CDS encoding LacI family transcriptional regulator; the encoded protein is MKFFSRPMAATIHDIARKTGISVSTVSRVLNHKTAKYRISKETEALVLQAAKELNYQPNQLARGLRLKKTQTIGLVAPDLSNPFFAYVIKSVQTAAHGLGYSLVVCDTDENLEVEIEHLNLLRGKGVDGLIIMPVGQKHHHLSALLEEGVPMVLLDRCFDELNADAVMVDNYRGAFEATEHLIRYGHSRIAIIKGLDNTFTNNGRVQGYKDALLRHGLAVDDSLIVGRDFGRENGYIETKLLLQMTPPPSAIFAASDLITLGALQAIFEAGRRIPEDISVVAFDDMDFAPFIMSPLTAVAQPKEVMGEIAVKLLVQQINEKSNREANRIVLKPRLIVRDSVRLIARTQPRAAAAAA